The Cryptococcus deuterogattii R265 chromosome 4, complete sequence genome segment ATCTTCTCGACCTCGACAATCCTGTCGACAGGGACTTCAATGCGCTTTTCGACCTCGACGATCTTCTCAACCGGGACTTCGACAGTCTTCtcgacaatcttctccacaaTTTTCTCAACCTCGACGATTCTGTCCACAGGTACTTCGACGCGCTTTTCGACCTCCACGATCTTTTCGACTGGGACTTCTACGATCTTCTCGACCTCGACAATCCTGTCGACAGGGACTTCAATGCGCTTTTCGACCTCGACGATCTTCTCAACCGGGACTTCGACAGTCTTCtcgacaatcttctccacaaTTTTCTCAACCTCGACGATTCTGTCCACAGGTACTTCGACGCGCTTTTCGACCTCCACGATCTTTCGACTGGGACTTCTACGATCTTCTCGACCTCGACAATCCTGTCGACAGGGACTTCAATGCGCTTTTCGACCTCGACGATCTTCTCAACCGGGACTTCGACAGTCTTCtcgacaatcttctcaacctcgacGATTCTGTCCACAGGTACTTCAATGCGCTTTTCGATCTCAACGATCCTCTCGACgatcttctctccagcaGCCTCGGCGAGTCTGTCCCTACTGGCCATTTTGTGTGCTTGTTTGGCAGCAGCCCAGCCACCAGCGGCGGCACTGGCCAACCCCAAACCCAAGGTAGAAGAGGCCTTCAGACCACGCATAGTGTGCTCATGTTCTTGCACTTCATCTGCATCACTATCCTCTGCACTACTCTCATTGGGCCATTCTCGGCCAGTTTGGTAGGCTTCGGTGTCGGTAGGAAGCTCGGATTGGGTTTGATTAGGAGTGAGGGAGCCAATTGTCTCAGCAGCAGATTCATAGTCATCGGCATCAGTGTCGGTAGTGGTAGACATACTATCATCGACAGAATCGGGACGTGCAAAGACTTGGTGAAGCCTGCTGGGCATTGGCAGGGGAATAGTCTTCTTGGTGGGAGTGGTATCACCAGAAGCCGGgggggtggagggaggagggagaggaggaaggttgGCAAACTGTGACTCAACTGTGACACCGCGTCTAGGTGTTTCAACAACCCAGTTAGCAACAAGTTCATTAGGAGTGGTAGTTGAAGGGCTAGCTGGGGGGGGCGGTTGTGTTTCAGGCATGATTGGCTTCTCTGGCGACCACTCATCAGTCATGATACCAGCGTCGACATAGCTGGCAGACGGCTCCATGGACacatcaatctcatcgGCAAGAGCTGTAGGCTGACCGAAGTTCGCCTTGAGACTGTCGATGGAAGGCGTGTTGAAAGGTGAGGCAGATCCGACCCTCTCAACGGCGCGACTGCCGAAGACATTGCCCAATGTTTCGCCACCAACAGTGGAAGGAGCAGGGCTTGCAGACATGTCTCGAGGGCGTAAGAGATCGGGAGTGCCAGAGCTTGTTGAATTGAAGCTCCTGTCACCAGCGTTAGGGGTGCTGAGGCCAGATACTGCTCTGTTGAAGCCAAACTTGCGACCAATACTGGCGGCAAAATTCTTTCCTCGCCCACCACGCCTGCCCCGAGTAGAACCTCGGCCTCGACTTGAAGCGCTAATCGTGtgctcgtcttcctcccattcacTTGCAGGAGCACGTGCGCCAAACTCATCGacgctttccttctttgaaAAGCTGCCAAGTCGTACGCGCTCATTTTCGCTCTTGAGGGCTTCAATTTCTTGCTCAGCGGCCCGAAGTTTCTCACGGAGCACATCGTTCTCGTTGACAAACATCTCTCCAAGAGGTGATCGTGGGAATGGTTTAGAGGGAGTAGGGTTGGGTGAGTCAAAGTCGGATTCGTAGAGTTGAGAAGGCGAAAGTGCATTGTCATCGGCGTCAAAGCCAGGACCGCGCTTGGTAAGACTGGAGTTGCCTTTGCCGCCTGCCGCAAAgacatcgtcttcatcactgTCAGCGTGGTTGAGACTGAGCATGCCAGGGCTAGCGCTCAAGCTGTGAGACATTCTCCCTCGTGCGCTGACTCGCCGCTGTCTTTCGTGATTAAGTTCTCCCAGCAGGTCGCTCTTGTCTCGTTGCAAGCCAGCAGTTGTCCTCCTAGCCTGAGCCATATCAGTCTCGTGCTTGGCTTTGAGTTCTTCGATAGCCTGGGCATTTTTCTCGGCTTCGGTCTTATAAGCTTCAGCGGCCTCGCGAGAGGATACGAGGGTCTTTTGCAGGCGTGCTTGCTCGGTGTTAGCCTTGGTGAGCTGATCTTGCATGTCGACGACAGATGAGCGAAGTTCTTGTAGATTAACTTCAAGATTCCagttctcttctttgtaGCGGTCTACAAGAGTGTCAGTGATACAAGGTTTTGAGACGGTCCATTTACGCACCAACGCTGCTCTCTGCAGTCCTTACAGCGACCAACAGGCTCTGGTTTTCTTGCTCCCaagtttctttttcttccgaAAGCTTTTCCAACGCGCGGTCCCTTTCACTCAACAATGCTTGAAGTCGCCGAACTTCAACCAAAAGGTTTTGACCGATCTCAGTTGCAAATTCCATGTCAAGCTGCCGATGCTGAGCATTGCGCTGTCGCCGTGTGAGACTGCTAGGCTGTGCTGCAGCCTTGGTTGGTGATGGTACAGTGGCCATGGCCGAACCTTGAAGACCCTCAGGCATCTACGGATATTAGATTGATCAGCAGTACCACAGAATAAGCAAAAATCGAACCTTTCCTCCGAGCTCTTTCATCATATCTTCGTTCTGATTTTCCCATGATTTCattgcttcttcaagctctctAAGTTTGTCCTTGGTCTCCTCCCTGATGGCATccccttccatttcttcatcttcaaagcctCGGATACggtcttcaagctcttgctGTTGTTTCAGAATTTCCTGACCCATTGTTCCCAGCATTTGAAGTTGTGACGACTTTTGTTCCAACAAGCTTGAAAGGTGAGACCGAAGTGCGTCGGCCGTAATCTCAGAGCGTCGCTGAGGTGTAGGAGACGAAGTCGGGCTATTACCGGCCATTGATGCTAGAGAGCGAGTTGATGGCGGCGCAGGAAGCGGATGCTTGAGGTTTATACGAGAGCGCTGCCTTGGTAATGGAGAGCCCATAGAGGGCCCCGCGAATGGGTCGTCCATGACGCCCGTTGATTATCAAAGGAGTCGGTGAGTCTACAGCTTTGTTAGAGATAAACGAGGCTGGGTTCCAGATTTTACATACAATGGAGTCGTTATCGCGAGTAGAAGCGAATCCTATAGCTAGAGTGTTAGTAGCGGCAATTAATGCGGTTCTATGAGAGTGGCATGAGAAATGAAGACACAATGCCCAGCAACAAATGACTAATCACTTTCAATCAAGTGGCTCACAAGCTTGGGCCgttccctccctccctgATGTTCATATGGCAGAGGTATGAAATGGACTCACAAAATTAAAAGCAGCTAGACGTCCCCTTGTAGCCCACCTATGTTCCACTTTCTTGCGCCTTTCTGGGtggaaaatggagaaggagtagaaaaaaaagaaagactggaggagaaaaagctGTATGGTGGGCGGTTTCTGCTCGCGTCGTgttttgtttgttgttgacacACAAAATCAAAGCGGGTGCCTAACAGGGAAATATAGGGAAAGAATTTTGTCGCGCCTAAAGAGGGACATgtctcctccacttttgcAACTTTTGTTTGGTTGACGCGACTGTCCCTTTTCGCGCG includes the following:
- a CDS encoding uncharacterized protein (genome sequence mistake); the protein is MDDPFAGPSMGSPLPRQRSRINLKHPLPAPPSTRSLASMAGNSPTSSPTPQRRSEITADALRSHLSSLLEQKSSQLQMLGTMGQEILKQQQELEDRIRGFEDEEMEGDAIREETKDKLRELEEAMKSWENQNEDMMKELGGKMPEGLQGSAMATVPSPTKAAAQPSSLTRRQRNAQHRQLDMEFATEIGQNLLVEVRRLQALLSERDRALEKLSEEKETWEQENQSLLVAVRTAESSVDRYKEENWNLEVNLQELRSSVVDMQDQLTKANTEQARLQKTLVSSREAAEAYKTEAEKNAQAIEELKAKHETDMAQARRTTAGLQRDKSDLLGELNHERQRRVSARGRMSHSLSASPGMLSLNHADSDEDDVFAAGGKGNSSLTKRGPGFDADDNALSPSQLYESDFDSPNPTPSKPFPRSPLGEMFVNENDVLREKLRAAEQEIEALKSENERVRLGSFSKKESVDEFGARAPASEWEEDEHTISASSRGRGSTRGRRGGRGKNFAASIGRKFGFNRAVSGLSTPNAGDRSFNSTSSGTPDLLRPRDMSASPAPSTVGGETLGNVFGSRAVERVGSASPFNTPSIDSLKANFGQPTALADEIDVSMEPSASYVDAGIMTDEWSPEKPIMPETQPPPPASPSTTTPNELVANWVVETPRRGVTVESQFANLPPLPPPSTPPASGDTTPTKKTIPLPMPSRLHQVFARPDSVDDSMSTTTDTDADDYESAAETIGSLTPNQTQSELPTDTEAYQTGREWPNESSAEDSDADEVQEHEHTMRGLKASSTLGLGLASAAAGGWAAAKQAHKMASRDRLAEAAGEKIVERIVEIEKRIEVPVDRIVEVEKIVEKTVEVPVEKIVEVEKRIEVPVDRIVEVEKIVEVPVERSWRSKSASKYLWTESSRLRKLWRRLSRRLSKSRLRRSSRSKSALKSLSTGLSRSRRS